The Arachis ipaensis cultivar K30076 chromosome B10, Araip1.1, whole genome shotgun sequence DNA window TGCGGTGAAGGAGGTATCTTTGTTGGATGAAGGAAGCCAGGGCAAACAGAGCATTTTCCAACTTCAACAGGTCAGAAATCAGAATCACTCAACTCTTTTCATCTAAAGCTTATATTAGTACATTCCATCTTACAAGTCAATGTTTGATTGTGTGAATATTTTGTGGCCTTCTTTTCAGGAAATATATCTTCTGAGTCAATTTGAACATGAGAACATAGTTAGATATCTTGGCACAGACAAGGTATGCTCGAAATTTTTGACTGAATAAATATTAGTTCTTTATCTATTGAGCTAATGTGGCAACTCTATACAAACTGTTGTAGTTTGATTATGTAAATGATGATTGTATTTTAATCTTTATTTCTCAGGACAATAACATGCTATACATCTTTCTCGAGCTTGTAACAAAAGGATCATTGGCAAGTCTTTATAGAAAGTATCGTTTAAAGGATTCTCAGGTTTCGGCATACACAAGACAGATTCTAAGTGGTTTGAAGTATCTCCATGATCGTAACGTGGTTCACAGGTAACATTGAACTTTTTAATTCTATCTTACTGCAATGTAATAATGATTTTACACCTGCAATAttctaatgaaaaaaaaaaatcgaatttCTTTTAGGGACATCAAGTGTGCTAATATATTGGTTGATGCAAATGGATCCGTGAAGCTTGCAGATTTTGGGTTGGCAAAGGTGCCTTTCTTTATCAAAACAATTTCCAAATAGCTGCTAACTACATCTTAAAAATGTGATTTCCAAATGCTAACAACAATCAATTATGTGTTGATCAGGCAACTAAATTAAACGATGTTAAATCAAGCAAAGGTTCTCCATATTGGATGGCCCCTGAGGTTTGTCTCTGCATGTAGTTTCAATCATTTTTAATCTACTTGAAAATTAATGTTACTAACAAAAATTCTGCATTGTTGGATGATAGGTTGTTAACTTACGAAACCGTGGTTATGGACTAGCAGCTGATATATGGAGCTTAGGATGTACAGTTTTGGAGATGTTAACACGGCAACCTCCTTATTCTCATTTAGAAGGAGTATGTCTAACATTTATTAATTTACTATATATAGACATGGATGAAAACTGAGGATGATAGATAGTAATATGttgaaattttttgttaaaacttAAAACAGATGCAAGCGCTATTTCGGATTGGAAGGGGTGAAGCACCTCCAGTTCCTGAAACATTATCAAAAGATGCAAGAGATTTCATAATGAAATGCTTACAAGTGAATCCAAGTAAAAGGCCAACTGCTACTCAGCTGTTGGATCATCCATTTGTAAAGAGGCCACTTCTATCTCCCATAAGTCTTGTCTCTCCACGCATTAATCTTCTTCTGTCTTAAGACCCCTCAGTTACCAACAGGATATAGTGTTGCCATAGGAGTTGAAATGTAAATAGCTAGCTAAGAGGAAAAATAGGTAGCTGACACAGATAAGcagcattattttattttattttattttttgtgtgtttttgcAGAGTTACATCTGTCATTCAGAAGGTAAAAAATGAAATGTAGGAAAATAACTACCAGTCTTAAGTGGATTTTCAATTTTACAAAGAAAAATACTCAGGTAAGAATATCATGAACATTACATAGTTTAAAACCTATAATTAATTGGCTAAAGATCTCTTGCATAAAGGACAATATCGCATATTCTTTTACTCACCAACTCTcagaagaaaaatagaagaaaataaaaaacagaagaaaCCAAGGAATATTTCTCAACAAATAAACATTTTTATTTCATGGAACTTATAACTATGGTACATATGTTTGCTAGGCAaaattttctaataaaaaaataatctataaTAACCAAGAATCAAAGACGGTGGAAAAAAGAAAATAGTATTTTACAGAAATCAACCTTGTTTTGCTAAGCTAATACTTAATAGGCATGACTACGTATGATGACATAATGTGATTCAAACTTTATTTTACAATTTGACTAATCTTTACATTCAAGAGACTTCTCAAAACATCTACAGCTTGGCACACATGATAACTCGATTTAATAATTGTAATAATAACATCCAAGCACAATTTTCAGCTTAAAAAAAAACAAGTTAAGCACTCTAGATGCTATAGCATATATATGCACAATGCCTCAATCTCTACTCTCAGGCTGGCGATTTGTATTCAATATATTGGTGAATTGGGATGGAAATGAACCCCTGTATGCCTCAGAGACAGCAGTTGCAGTTTCTGATAGTTCCCTATTCATCTCTGAAATTTTAGAACCCACGTATTCTTTATACTTTGATACTGAATCAACCAACTTCAGGAGCTCACGAGCACGCATTTGGATTTCCTCTTCACTTTGCTTAATTGCTTCCTGCAAATTCAATTGGGCAGCCTGAAAAAGAAACCAGAACGGATGCAATCATGTTACACAAGAACCATGCCAGAAACATAACTTATCTCTCAAGATTGATTGAGTCCTAAACACAACGAAGAGAATGACGCCAGAGACATGTTTCAAGTCTTCACAACTTCAATTACTTACTGAAGAATTAACAACCATGGAATTACCTTCAGAACCTCAGCTGCCTCTCTTTCCATAATGTCCAGGTCATGACCAGCTACGTGGACATCCTCCAACATTCGCTTTGCTTCAGCTGAACATCTATTTACATAATCTTGTGTTTCATTCTTTATCATGTTTAGTTCAGCTTCCATCTGGTGGATAATGTAACACACAGCAGAAGAACAAAAGTCAGGCAACAGTTTTCACAGGGTAGACGACTTCTGCTTCCAATACGCATCTAAATGACTCTGACAAAGTGAGAAAAGATTGCCAGAAAATATAGAGAAATTAAATCAACAGTAGATGCAAAGCATAAATTTAGTTTGTGTGTAATACAGTAGAGTAAATATGGCAACTAAAAGatgggaaaaaaaaaacaaatattttgaATAGCTGAATCATCATCTGCAATTACTGCAGACATGATTGTAATGCAAGTACAACTGAATAATTGATGATTCTAAATTCCCAAGGacagaaaaacaacaaaaccatAAAGACGACTCAAGTATGATAAGTCATTGCGTTGGAAACATAGGTAAAATGTATAAGCTACAGTAAAGACCCTGGACCAACTCCTACATTCCAAAAGCAGTGCAGCATGCTGCCACCATCActtaaattaaatttacacctaTTCATTATTGCATTTTGTTAATAGCAAAACTTTCCAGTAGAAGAACATCAAGTTCACAATTATCTTTGGCTAATCTACACAGATGAAAATCAAAATCTCCCCCTTGAAGGTTGAAACTTAAAGTGACACAGCATAGTACACACTGGTTATCTGTGACAGGATAAAAGTATAGAATCAACATTAATAAAGTTCTGAGCATGATCATGCACTTACTTTATCAATCTGTGACTGCAATGTTGCAACATTATTTCTTTTTTCCTCAAGCCTAGCAGCATTTTCATTGGACATCTGCTGATAGGAAATTAACTCTTCCCATCTCCCCATAGAAATCTTCTTAATGTCCTCAGCGTATGAGTTAAGTGCAGGCTTCAGACTCAATTTATGGTCAAAACCCATAATCTCAGCAGGCGTAGTTCCCTTGGCATTCAACTGATACTGAATATCATCACCGATCTTCAACCTAGAAACACCAGCAAGGAGGTTTAGATGTCCAGACTTGACTGTAAAGATAGACAACAAACACAACATCTATCTAATAGAAATAAGATCAATAGAATTTGCTTCATTTTGACAAAACAGTCAATAATCTATAGATATTATTAATGGAGCACAATTCAACCTCCTCAGCTCTTGGTTGCAATCCAAAGCAAGCACCTCAAGCTCCTTGAACTTGTGAGAAAGATTATTCTCCAGTTCCCAGAACTTGTCCTCCCAAACATTCCGGGCAAGCTCGCCCTCCTGGATCTCCCTCTCCAAAGCCTGCAACTCCCTCTTCATCCTCTCCACATCCCTCACATTCACAGGCTGTGCCTCTACCGTCCTCCTGAGTTCCTTGTTCTCCTCGCAAACCCTACGGTTCTCCTGCTCCTTCGCCTCCAGAACCTTCTCCTTCTCTGCCAGCACCTTCTCCATCTCCTCAATCTTCCTCCCAACATCCTCAATCAGAAGATTAAACTTCTTCACATCGTCCTCTAGCATGCCCTTGTAATCAAAACAAACAACAATTGAGCAGTCAAACCAAACTGAATTCAAAATAGAGGAATTCTAAGTCATCTAACTACCTTAGTCTTCTCCAGCTCCTCCTTCTTTACGGGATGCAACCTCAGCCTCTCCAAGTCATCCCTCAAACTCTTGAGCTCATTGTTGGCAGCCTCGAGCTTCTCCTGGGCGAGGGCCTTCTGGTGGTTGAGCTTGTCGATGATGTCGAGTTCGAGTTCTTCAACCACATCATCATGGCCCTTAATGTAGTTAAGATAGGAATTGAGGGTGTACTGGTGGACAAGGTTGACCTGGAGGAGGGAAGAGACGGTATTGGAGGTGGATTGGGAGAGATGAGAGCCGAAGGAGGCGATCTGAAGGAGCCAGTGAATGAGTGCGAGCAAGTAAGGCCACTGGTGAGGGGCAGCGGGGGATTTGAGGATGGACTTGTTGAGCTTGAACGGGTAATTGAGGCGCTTCAGGAGAGGGGGAAGATCCTCTTCGAGTTTCGACACAGGGTACTCGATCTCTCTCAGAAGCAACTTTAGGGTATCGATGATGTGCTTCGCGGAAGGTGTGGTGCCGCCGGATTTGAAGCTGATGGTAGAGTTCCGCGACTTTAGGAACGAGTTGATGGCGGAAATGAACGATTGCTGCGAGTGGCGCTCCTTGTAGTCCTCGAACCTCGTGCGCCCCGCGCCGCCTCCGGCGGAAGAAGGGCGGCTGCTTGCGAAACTGGCGTCGGAGTCGCGGGGGAACTGATTGCGCTGATGGAAATCCAGCGGAGTTGGCGGCGGCGGCGGAATGAATGAGTCCTTTTGTCGGCGGGGTCCAGCACCGGGCCTCATATCTGCTGTTAATGGTGGTTGGAATTGGAGAACACTTCAATTTTGAGAAGAAATCAGTGTGAGAGTGAGAGGTTACATTTCTGAATTTTGTGGGGAGTTCCCGCTCAAAGTGTCCCTCGTATGTTTCCTAGAGAAAATGGTGTACATGGGCCACTCTCTTTAAttccataaaaaaatatatatatcgaaatagtaaaatatatttaaataatttttaaatacgataaaaataacaaataaaaataatactttataaaTGATAAACGATTTATATGTTTCAATtcgaaattttttgaaaatatttgtataatatttataaaatttatgcaaaataaaatcaatttttaaatcttatattcattttttaatattttggtaTTCAGTATCGTGCATAATTTATGAATATTCTTTCTAAAAATATGTCGGTTGAATAAAAACATAATCTGAATAAAATTTCTAAAATGCGTTTAATACCGAGAATCAATTCATAATCATTCTTACTAAAAATATGTCAGTGCACTAAAAACATCGATTAATCTTCACGTACAAGCCTTTTCATTATAAAAGTCTTACAAGTTTTCAATATCTTTTATTCCTAAAACGCGCTTCTCATAGCACGTATGTTTCACGCGTCTCCGTAAcagatttttcaatcaatcaacgCGTGAATATAtaactttctttttcaaaaggaTTTTGTTTCCTTCTTCGAATTTCTTCTGCGTTTTTTTGTCTTCTCTTTTCGATCTCTTTCGTGCGTTTCTCTCTGTTTTATCCTTCGCCGTTTACGTAAGTTTCTCTCTCTGTTCTCTTTTTTCGATTTTCTCGTTTTTCAttatttctgaaatcaagctctgaaattgttttgaagataatggatgattcaacttcaGATTATCAACTGAACCAGAGCAAAgtggattttaaatttgaatccaaTGAAGTTTCTGAGGTATATAGTTTAATTCCAGTTAAtaattgaatctgaatttgaatcaagttagtagtttatgattgtgtagctgaataatACGTAGACTTTACCTGTGAAACTTGTTATTCATTGttccttgtttgaattgaatctaatgtactagTTCTGATGAATTTTCTGCATTTTATATCA harbors:
- the LOC107624288 gene encoding kinetochore protein NDC80 homolog isoform X1 — encoded protein: MRPGAGPRRQKDSFIPPPPPTPLDFHQRNQFPRDSDASFASSRPSSAGGGAGRTRFEDYKERHSQQSFISAINSFLKSRNSTISFKSGGTTPSAKHIIDTLKLLLREIEYPVSKLEEDLPPLLKRLNYPFKLNKSILKSPAAPHQWPYLLALIHWLLQIASFGSHLSQSTSNTVSSLLQVNLVHQYTLNSYLNYIKGHDDVVEELELDIIDKLNHQKALAQEKLEAANNELKSLRDDLERLRLHPVKKEELEKTKGMLEDDVKKFNLLIEDVGRKIEEMEKVLAEKEKVLEAKEQENRRVCEENKELRRTVEAQPVNVRDVERMKRELQALEREIQEGELARNVWEDKFWELENNLSHKFKELEVLALDCNQELRRLKIGDDIQYQLNAKGTTPAEIMGFDHKLSLKPALNSYAEDIKKISMGRWEELISYQQMSNENAARLEEKRNNVATLQSQIDKMEAELNMIKNETQDYVNRCSAEAKRMLEDVHVAGHDLDIMEREAAEVLKAAQLNLQEAIKQSEEEIQMRARELLKLVDSVSKYKEYVGSKISEMNRELSETATAVSEAYRGSFPSQFTNILNTNRQPESRD
- the LOC107624288 gene encoding kinetochore protein NDC80 homolog isoform X2, with amino-acid sequence MRPGAGPRRQKDSFIPPPPPTPLDFHQRNQFPRDSDASFASSRPSSAGGGAGRTRFEDYKERHSQQSFISAINSFLKSRNSTISFKSGGTTPSAKHIIDTLKLLLREIEYPVSKLEEDLPPLLKRLNYPFKLNKSILKSPAAPHQWPYLLALIHWLLQIASFGSHLSQSTSNTVSSLLQVNLVHQYTLNSYLNYIKGHDDVVEELELDIIDKLNHQKALAQEKLEAANNELKSLRDDLERLRLHPVKKEELEKTKGMLEDDVKKFNLLIEDVGRKIEEMEKVLAEKEKVLEAKEQENRRVCEENKELRRTVEAQPVNVRDVERMKRELQALEREIQEGELARNVWEDKFWELENNLSHKFKELEVLALDCNQELRRLKIGDDIQYQLNAKGTTPAEIMGFDHKLSLKPALNSYAEDIKKISMGRWEELISYQQMSNENAARLEEKRNNVATLQSQIDKSHLDAYWKQKSSTL